From one Chlorocebus sabaeus isolate Y175 unplaced genomic scaffold, mChlSab1.0.hap1 unalloc_scaffold_299, whole genome shotgun sequence genomic stretch:
- the LOC103247293 gene encoding butyrophilin-like protein 3 isoform X1 — translation MEVRFFRNQLHAVVHLYRDGEDRESMQMPQYQGRTELVKDSIAWGHVSLRLKNITPLDVDLYGCWFSSQIYDEEATWELQVSALGSLPLISVMGYVDGGIQLLCLSSGWFPQPTVKWKGPQGQHLSSDSRVNADGHSLYDVETSIIVQENTGSILCSIHLAEQSHEVESKVLIGDTFFQPSPWRLASILPGLLCGGLCGVVVGMTVVFFKSKGKIQAELDWRRKHRQAELREARKHAVEVTLDPATAHSQLCVSDLKTVTHRKAPQKVPYSTKRFTRKNVVASQGFQAGKHYWEVDVGQNVGWCVGVCQDDTDRKKDSVTLSPNNGYWVFGLTTEYLYFTFNPHFINLSPETPPTRVGVFLNYEGGNISFFNTNDQSYICILTCQFQGLLRPFIQHVIYEEKNGTPIFICPVSWDQREKSLLKGPHTADADTAKGECSLQAAPASSPKPAHRKSRLPLSFRVLRFFSPKPRQQQQLPDEGGLACPCGSQKPWLP, via the exons ATGGAAGTGCGGTTCTTCAGGAATCAGCTCCATGCTGTGGTCCACCTCTACAGAGATGGGGAAGACCGGGAATCTATGCAGATGCCACAGTATCAAGGGAGAACTGAGCTTGTGAAGGACTCCATTGCATGGGGGCATGTCTCTCTAAGACTAAAAAATATCACTCCCCTGGATGTGGACCTGTATGGGTGCTGGTTCAGTTCCCAGATTTATGATGAGGAGGCCACCTGGGAGCTGCAGGTGTCAG CACTGGGCTCACTTCCTCTTATTTCCGTCATGGGATATGTCGACGGAGGTATCCAGTTACTCTGCCTGTCCTCAGGCTGGTTCCCACAGCCCACAGTCAAGTGGAAAGGTCCACAAGGACAGCATTTGTCTTCAGACTCCAGAGTAAATGCAGATGGGCACAGCCTGTATGATGTGGAGACCTCCATTATAGTCCAGGAAAATACTGGGAGCATATTGTGTTCCATCCATCTTGCTGAGCAGAGTCATGAGGTGGAATCCAAGGTATTGATAGGAG ATACTTTTTTCCAGCCCTCACCTTGGCGCCTGGCCTCTATTTTACCCGGATTACTCTGTGGTGGCCTATGTGGTGTTGTCGTGGGGATGACAGTTGTTTTCTTCAAATCCAAAg GGAAAATCCAGGCAGAATTGG actggAGAAGAAAGCACAGACAGGcag AATTGAGAGAGGCCCGGAAACACGCAG TGGAGGTGACTCTGGACCCAGCGACGGCTCACTCGCAGCTCTGCGTTTCTGATCTGAAAACTGTAACCCATAGAAAAGCTCCCCAGAAGGTGCCTTACTCTACGAAGAGATTCACAAGGAAGAATGTGGTGGCTTCTCAGGGTTTCCAGGCAGGGAAACATTACTGGGAGGTGGACGTGGGACAAAATGTAGGGTGGTGTGTGGGAGTGTGCCAGGATGACACAGACAGGAAGAAGGACTCTGTGACTTTGTCTCCCAACAATGGGTACTGGGTCTTCGGACTGACGACAGAATATTTGTATTTCACATTCAATCCCCATTTTATCAACCTCTCCCCCGAGACCCCTCCTACACGAGTAGGGGTCTTCCTGAACTATGAGGGTGGGAACATCTCCTTCTTCAACACAAATGACCAGTCCTACATTTGTATCCTGACATGTCAGTTTCAAGGCCTCTTGAGACCCTTTATCCAGCATGTGATCTATGAAGAGAAAAATGGGACTCCCATATTCATATGTCCAGTGTCCTGGGATCAGAGAGAGAAGAGCCTGCTTAAAGGGCCCCACACCGCAGATGCAGACACAGCCAAGGGAGAGTGCTCCCTGCAGGCGGCCCCAGCTTCCTCTCCGAAGCCTGCGCACAGGAAGTCGCGCCTCCCACTCTCCTTTAGGGTGCTGAGGTTCTTCTCTCCTAAGCcccggcagcagcagcagcttccaGATGAGGGAGGATTGGCCTGTCCCTGTGGGAGTCAGAAGCCATGGCTGCCCTGA
- the LOC103247293 gene encoding butyrophilin-like protein 3 isoform X2, translated as MAFVLILVLSFYKLVSALGSLPLISVMGYVDGGIQLLCLSSGWFPQPTVKWKGPQGQHLSSDSRVNADGHSLYDVETSIIVQENTGSILCSIHLAEQSHEVESKVLIGDTFFQPSPWRLASILPGLLCGGLCGVVVGMTVVFFKSKGKIQAELDWRRKHRQAELREARKHAVEVTLDPATAHSQLCVSDLKTVTHRKAPQKVPYSTKRFTRKNVVASQGFQAGKHYWEVDVGQNVGWCVGVCQDDTDRKKDSVTLSPNNGYWVFGLTTEYLYFTFNPHFINLSPETPPTRVGVFLNYEGGNISFFNTNDQSYICILTCQFQGLLRPFIQHVIYEEKNGTPIFICPVSWDQREKSLLKGPHTADADTAKGECSLQAAPASSPKPAHRKSRLPLSFRVLRFFSPKPRQQQQLPDEGGLACPCGSQKPWLP; from the exons ATGGCTTTCGTGCTCATTTTGGTTCTCAGTTTCTACAAGCTGGTGTCAG CACTGGGCTCACTTCCTCTTATTTCCGTCATGGGATATGTCGACGGAGGTATCCAGTTACTCTGCCTGTCCTCAGGCTGGTTCCCACAGCCCACAGTCAAGTGGAAAGGTCCACAAGGACAGCATTTGTCTTCAGACTCCAGAGTAAATGCAGATGGGCACAGCCTGTATGATGTGGAGACCTCCATTATAGTCCAGGAAAATACTGGGAGCATATTGTGTTCCATCCATCTTGCTGAGCAGAGTCATGAGGTGGAATCCAAGGTATTGATAGGAG ATACTTTTTTCCAGCCCTCACCTTGGCGCCTGGCCTCTATTTTACCCGGATTACTCTGTGGTGGCCTATGTGGTGTTGTCGTGGGGATGACAGTTGTTTTCTTCAAATCCAAAg GGAAAATCCAGGCAGAATTGG actggAGAAGAAAGCACAGACAGGcag AATTGAGAGAGGCCCGGAAACACGCAG TGGAGGTGACTCTGGACCCAGCGACGGCTCACTCGCAGCTCTGCGTTTCTGATCTGAAAACTGTAACCCATAGAAAAGCTCCCCAGAAGGTGCCTTACTCTACGAAGAGATTCACAAGGAAGAATGTGGTGGCTTCTCAGGGTTTCCAGGCAGGGAAACATTACTGGGAGGTGGACGTGGGACAAAATGTAGGGTGGTGTGTGGGAGTGTGCCAGGATGACACAGACAGGAAGAAGGACTCTGTGACTTTGTCTCCCAACAATGGGTACTGGGTCTTCGGACTGACGACAGAATATTTGTATTTCACATTCAATCCCCATTTTATCAACCTCTCCCCCGAGACCCCTCCTACACGAGTAGGGGTCTTCCTGAACTATGAGGGTGGGAACATCTCCTTCTTCAACACAAATGACCAGTCCTACATTTGTATCCTGACATGTCAGTTTCAAGGCCTCTTGAGACCCTTTATCCAGCATGTGATCTATGAAGAGAAAAATGGGACTCCCATATTCATATGTCCAGTGTCCTGGGATCAGAGAGAGAAGAGCCTGCTTAAAGGGCCCCACACCGCAGATGCAGACACAGCCAAGGGAGAGTGCTCCCTGCAGGCGGCCCCAGCTTCCTCTCCGAAGCCTGCGCACAGGAAGTCGCGCCTCCCACTCTCCTTTAGGGTGCTGAGGTTCTTCTCTCCTAAGCcccggcagcagcagcagcttccaGATGAGGGAGGATTGGCCTGTCCCTGTGGGAGTCAGAAGCCATGGCTGCCCTGA